The DNA segment CCGCCCTGTCGGATCGGTCGTGTTCAGCAGCGAGCGGATGCTCGGCGCCGAGGAGACGCTGCTGCGCGCCTCCCGCACCCGCGGCGGACCGATCCTGACCGAGGCGGCGATCCTGCGTGCCGCACGCCGCCGCGACGAGCGCGGTCGCCGTCTGGCCGACGACCAGCTCACCGCCTTGGCCCGCATCGGGGGCTCCGGCCTTGTGTTGGACCTGCTGGTCGGCCCGGCCGGGACCGGCAAGACGACCATGCTCTCGGCGTTGCGCCGCGCCTGGGAACAGGTGCACGGCCGCGGCTCGGTGATGGGCCTCGCCCCCACCGCGGCGGCGGCCGATGTGCTCGGGCAGGAGCTGGGGGTGACGGCTGAGAACACGATCAAGTTCCTCTACGAGACCGACCAGGCCACGGACCGCCGTGCCGAGCTCGAGGCGCTGACTCGGCTGCTGCGCGGGGTGAGCGCGGTCGGCGGCCCGGCCGACGTCTGGGAGGCGAGGCTGCGGGCGGCATCCCCGCGGGTCGCGGACGCGGCGAAGAAGGCCGGGCTGCTGGATCCCGGCCGCAGCTCCAAGTCGCTCGAGCGCATGATCCGCAACCGCCTGGACACGCTCCGCAACCGGATCGGCCAGTGGCAGCTCCAGCCGGGGCAGCTGCTCATCGTCGACGAGGCTGCGATGGTCGGAACCTTCGCGCTGGAACGGCTCGCTCTCGAGGTGCACCGGGCGCGTGCGAAGCTGCTGCTGGTCGGTGACGCCGCGCAGATGCAGCCCATCGACTCCGGCGGCGCGTTCGGCATGCTCGCTAACGAGCGCGACGACACACCTACGCTCGTGGACGTGCGACGGTTTGCCGCCGAATGGGAGCGGGACGCCTCGCTGCGACTCCGCCTGGGTGATGAAGCCGTGTTGCAGGACTACGCCGAGCACGATCGGATCGTCTCCGGCGGCTACGAGCAGATGGTCGAGGCGGCCTATGCCGCCTGGCGTGCGGACGTGGCAGCCGGACGCCGCTCGATCCTCGTCACCGAGACCCTGCAGGCGGTCACCGAGCTCAACGAGCGCGCTCGCTACGATCGCGTCACCGCAGGCAAGGTCACCGCTGGCGGGCTGCGGCTGCACGACGGCACCACGGTCGGCGCCGGCGATCTCATCATCACCCGCAAGATCGAGCGTCGCCTGACCACCGGCCGTGGCTGGGTGAAGAACAACGACAGATGGGTCGTCACCGCGACCCATCTCGACGGCTCCCTCACGGCCCGCCGCACCACCCGCCGCAGAGTCGGCTGGGTGCGGCTGCCGGCCTGGTATGTGGCCGCGCACGTCGACCTCGGCTACGCCGTCACCGTGCAGCGCGCCCAGGGGCTCACCGTCGACACCTCGCACGCGCTGGTCGCCTCTCAGGCCATGACCCGTGAGGCGCTCTACGTCGCCCTCACCCGCGGCCAGCATGCCAACATCGCCTACGTCGCCGTCGACGAGGCCCACCTCGAGGAGCACCAGCGCCGCCCGGAGCACGTCATGCCCGACGCTCTGGCGGTGCTGAACCGGATCCTGCACAACACCGGCGCCGAGCTGTCCGCCAGGGATACGCTCGCCGCCGAACACGAGCGGTGGGCCGGGATCGCCCAGCTCGCGGCCGAGTACGACACCATCGACGCCGACGCCGGCCGCCACCGCTGGGTCGCACTCTTGACCGCATCCGGGTTGACCGAGCAGCAGCTCGATGACGTCCTGGCCTCCGACTCGGCCGGGCCGCTGTTCGCCGAGTTCCGCCGTGCCGAAGCCGATCGCGTCGATCTCGCCGCCGCCCTGCCCGTCCTCGTCGCCCAGCGATCGCTCTATGACGTGGAGGACATCGGTGCGGTCCTGCTGCACCGCTTCACCAACAGTGAGCTGCCGCGCGCCAAGGGCGTTCCGCGTCTCATCGCCGGTCTCATCCCCGAAGCCGCCGTCCCGGCTGACGACGCCACCCGGGCGGCGCTGACCGAGCGTGCCAGGCTAATCACGAAACGGGCGCGCTCCCTCGCCGAGACCGCCATCACGACCCGACAGCCCTGGACTACACAGCTCGGCCCCGCACCCGACGACCCGACCCGACGTGAGGCGTGGCTGCGCTTGGCGACGACCGTCGCCGCCTACCGCGACCGGCACAGTGTCACCGACTCGGTTCCGCTCGGAAGCGAGACGCCGGAGGACTGGCCACGCACCCGGGACCGTGACCTCGCCCGCCGGGCCTTGACCCGCGCCGCCCAGCTCACCGCCGAGGCGCATGCCCGGTCCGAGCGGGACGCTCCGACCCTGGCTGGCCTCGCCGCGTCGGCCCTCTGACAGTTGCCCACAGGCACTCCCTCGCGCCGAAGTTATCCACAGCACGCGGGCGACAGCGCCGCCGCCGACGCCTACCGTGAGGGAGGCCAGCCACAAACCCGAGAGGAGCCGTCCGATGATCATCGCCGTCCTGATCCTGATCTACTTGTTCCTCCGGCTCGTTCCCCCGGTCGCATGGTTCTGTCAGACCTTCTTCCCGAGCAACATCGTGCTCAACCACTTCCGCCAGCGCGACCGCCTGAGGTGGGGCGTGCCCGTCGGGCTCGCCGGGGTCGCCGTCTACTACCCTCTCTTCTTGATCCTGTCCGCCGAGAACCAGCAGTGGGGCTGGCTGGACTGGCTACGCATCCTGCTCGGCATGTTCTCGGTGATCAGCCTGGCCAAGTTCGCCCTCTTCGTCCCGTTCAGCATCGTGCTCCTGGTCGGCCACAGCGTCCGCGAGGCGATCCTGATGTGGCGGGTCCGTCGCCAATGGCGCCGCGAGGCGAAGGCCGCCGGCAACCCGACACCGGACTACACCGCCGAGCAGCGGGAGCAGCTGCGCGCCTCGGCCCGGCAGGCCCTCGCCACCCGCTGAACCGCCCCCAGCATGCCGAGTTCCTGAGCGGCTGATCCGCGCCCGAGGCGCGGCGGGCACTTGTGTCGCACACGACACGGGAGCCCCTCCATGTCCGCCACCCACCCGGCACCGTTCGGCCGCACGGCGCGCAGCGCGGATGAGATCCTCGCCGATGCGCGCGCCGCCACGGATTTCTGGGCCGGCCTCGAGCACCTCGACGCCGCTCGGCGAAACGCCATCCTCCGCGAAGCCGAACCCTCCCGGCAGATCGACGTTCCGATGAGTTCGCCGCCGCCGGCCGCAGCCCTGCTGCCGCCGCCGCGGCTGGGCCGACAAGAGCACGCCCGAGAGCACGCCCTGGAGCGCCGCCGGCTGCAGCTCTGGCTCGAGCGCGCCACGCACCCCACCCACCAGCTGCTGAGCCGCCTGCGCGCGGAGCGTGATGCCATCCGCACCGAGGCCAGCGAACCCCGGCGGCCGCGGGTCCGCTACGTGCGCGGCGAGATCAATCCCGTCGGCATGAGCTACCAGCGGGCGCCGGACATCGCGATCGCCTGCCTCGATCGCGAAGCCGAGCTCGCGGGCGAGCCTATGGCGACCCGCGCCCGCGTCGTCGACGGACTCCCCGCGCTGGGCCTCGGGAGCTGAACCGGACGACGCCCGCCGCGTGGCCATGCGCGAGCCGGCGTTAAGGCAGGGGCGCCGACACACGGGCCTGCTTCCAGCCGCTCTTCCAGGCGCCGGGAGGCGCCCGCCAGGGCAGAGGACGGCTGCGACCCTCGGGTGCTGCGGCGGCGCTCGACAAGGAACCGCGTTGTCGAGACGTCATGATCCATCGTGACATGGTGGCTGCGCGCCGCATGCAGCACTGCTGCCCGCACCCCAACGGCGCGGGCAGCAGTGCTGTTGCGTTACCAGGTGCTCAGGGTGTGTCGGAGGAGCCGAGGTCAAGCCCGTCGATGTCCTCCAAGCCGCCGTACTCGAGGTCCTCCTCGCGGACGTAGCCGTTGCGCTCACGGAGGATCGCCAGACGTCGACCGAAGACGAGAGCGGCGGCGCCAGCGAGCAGGAACACGCCGCCGGCGATCCCCACCGGCCAGATCCAGTCGCCGGTCCCGGTGTAGGCCAGCTTGTCGGTCGGCGGCTGCGGCGGGGGCGGCGCGGGGACATCGGTCACCGTCGTCGTCTCGCCGGGTGCTCCGCACAGGCCGCGGCTGAGGATCTCGCCTTCGGAGTCGCGGACGGTCTCGATCCAGTAGTAGGTGCCGACGTGCTCGAACACGACCGGCTCGGAGAGGTAGTCGCCAGGCCCGTCGAGCGGGATCGGCTCGCCGGCGTAGACGAGC comes from the Microcella frigidaquae genome and includes:
- the mobF gene encoding MobF family relaxase, with product MRVMSAGAAYRYLLKSVAVGDGSRDMTAPLIRYYTAKGTPPGRWFGSGVPALGIPGTRVVEGQEVTEEQLRRLLGEGRDPLTGAPLGRAHRDFATDANGARRRAVAGYDHTFSLPKSLSALWAVADAGTQALIATAHHETIRDMLAIIERDIAATRTGSKGPDGAAAQIPVRGVVATAFDHYESRASDPHLHTHVVIANRAQGPDGRWRTLDGRPIHAAVVALSETYTGMLMDRVHRELGAVWEQRDRGERRTPAWEIKGVPEELIAEFSSRSHDIDAEHERLIAAYKAEHGRRPSRQTIIRLRQQATISTRPSKTLHSLAELTRQWRTRATSILGRDATRWAVGLAGAPHPVRTLRADDWTTVDINTVARAVLQAVGEKRSTWRRWNLIAEAARQIVEHRFASALDRDAVLQRVADAAEAGSLRLTPPELAPTPPAFIRPDGSSMFRPVGSVVFSSERMLGAEETLLRASRTRGGPILTEAAILRAARRRDERGRRLADDQLTALARIGGSGLVLDLLVGPAGTGKTTMLSALRRAWEQVHGRGSVMGLAPTAAAADVLGQELGVTAENTIKFLYETDQATDRRAELEALTRLLRGVSAVGGPADVWEARLRAASPRVADAAKKAGLLDPGRSSKSLERMIRNRLDTLRNRIGQWQLQPGQLLIVDEAAMVGTFALERLALEVHRARAKLLLVGDAAQMQPIDSGGAFGMLANERDDTPTLVDVRRFAAEWERDASLRLRLGDEAVLQDYAEHDRIVSGGYEQMVEAAYAAWRADVAAGRRSILVTETLQAVTELNERARYDRVTAGKVTAGGLRLHDGTTVGAGDLIITRKIERRLTTGRGWVKNNDRWVVTATHLDGSLTARRTTRRRVGWVRLPAWYVAAHVDLGYAVTVQRAQGLTVDTSHALVASQAMTREALYVALTRGQHANIAYVAVDEAHLEEHQRRPEHVMPDALAVLNRILHNTGAELSARDTLAAEHERWAGIAQLAAEYDTIDADAGRHRWVALLTASGLTEQQLDDVLASDSAGPLFAEFRRAEADRVDLAAALPVLVAQRSLYDVEDIGAVLLHRFTNSELPRAKGVPRLIAGLIPEAAVPADDATRAALTERARLITKRARSLAETAITTRQPWTTQLGPAPDDPTRREAWLRLATTVAAYRDRHSVTDSVPLGSETPEDWPRTRDRDLARRALTRAAQLTAEAHARSERDAPTLAGLAASAL